Below is a window of Fibrobacter sp. UWB11 DNA.
TATGCGCGGCAGTAAGCACAGTGCCATCGCCGCCAACAGCAATCAGCAAATCCGTCTTCTGCAATGCGGATTCCTTCACCACGCGAATCGGCTTTTTTACAAGTTCCTTCAAGGAATCCAGCGCGCAAAACTTGATTTGCGGATGTTCGAGCGCCCATGCCGAAATTTGCTTCAAGGCACATGCCAAATCGGCACTTTTGTCCTTGAATCCGACAATTCCAATATTGCAAAAAGACTTGTTCATTTATGAATCCTTAGTTTTCTTTGCTAGACAAGAAGGCGATTCCGGCATCCTTCGACTGTTGCTCAGGACAGGCTCTGGTCGGAATGACAAATCGGGCAACAACATTCTATTCCTTCTTCTCGGCGTTTTCGGCCACAAGCACGTTCTTCATTTTTTCATAAACGCCTGGGAACACCGCCTCGACCTTGTCCATATTCTCGACCGGTTCATCGTTCTGCAGCGCAAGCGAAAGCACGTTCAAGGCAAGCCCCATCTGCGCCGATTCACCCGCATCAAAATCGCTACCGTTCACAATCGTCTCGAGCCCGCGAATCACAAGACCGTCATCGTACACGCCGACTTCGGCACCCGTCTTGCGCAAGTTCACCGCCAAGACTTCATTCTTGGGGCGCATTTCAACACGCACTTCTTTAGGCACTCGCAAAATCGTCTCGCCTTCGGCGTAGCAAGCCGCCACCGCCAACAGCGGGTATTCTTCAAGCGCCGTTGCAATCACGTCTTCACTAAAGCGGCGGCCCTGCAAACGCTTGCCCGAAGCGAACGGCTTGATTTCCACATCGCCAAAAACGTCACCGTACTTTTCACGACGGCTCACCGTTTCCACGTTGGCGCCCATGCGCTTGAGGCATGTGAGCGCCCCTGCACGGCTACTGTTCAAGTCCACGTTCAAAAGTTTGATGACGTTGTCTTTCGGCATATTCCCGACAGTCGCAAGCACCGCAAAAGCAGTCGCTTCCGTGGTATCGCCCGGCACATAATATTCACGCGCCGTAATCACCTTCGTCTCCGAAAGTTCCGTGAACTGCGTACGTTCAATCTTCTTGCCCTGCGCAATCATCAAGCGGCGTTCGAATTCGCTCAACTGCTCCATGCCACGGCCTTCGTACTTCACAGCCGCACCAAAGTAAATGAGCATTTTGGTCCACTGGTCATGCACCGTAGACTTTTCTTCAAAATTCAAATATTCATTACGGATAAGCGCACGGAGCAAAAGCCTGTTACGCATCACATACGAAACGTTCCCGAGCGAATCCTTCTTTACATTCAATTCGTCGCGCAAAAAA
It encodes the following:
- a CDS encoding 3-phosphoshikimate 1-carboxyvinyltransferase: MEFLMNPDRERMNLTLVMALLVNGRTVLEDFAWASGSERYAEALKEFGLSYELQGHQLVLNGKGFQYPVPTMLPIKFNEAENVLLWTLASKDEEQLYTFAAEVDDAGIARVNTAKETLQKYFKIKVQKDEPAKFVFNFLRDELNVKKDSLGNVSYVMRNRLLLRALIRNEYLNFEEKSTVHDQWTKMLIYFGAAVKYEGRGMEQLSEFERRLMIAQGKKIERTQFTELSETKVITAREYYVPGDTTEATAFAVLATVGNMPKDNVIKLLNVDLNSSRAGALTCLKRMGANVETVSRREKYGDVFGDVEIKPFASGKRLQGRRFSEDVIATALEEYPLLAVAACYAEGETILRVPKEVRVEMRPKNEVLAVNLRKTGAEVGVYDDGLVIRGLETIVNGSDFDAGESAQMGLALNVLSLALQNDEPVENMDKVEAVFPGVYEKMKNVLVAENAEKKE